A stretch of Desulfotalea psychrophila LSv54 DNA encodes these proteins:
- a CDS encoding phosphate ABC transporter ATP-binding protein — MCQYPKIALENVCFSYEKRTILKGISLQFPEQAIIAVTGPSGTGKSTFLSLFNRLWEEEGQGNLQGKITIHFKEGPTDIYGKEIALDQLRRRVGMVFQSPNPLPMSIGRNIAFPLGLQGKMSRVEKASRVEKILQEVHLWDEVKDRLDSDARTLSGGQQQRLCIARALILQPEILLLDEPTSSLDAAACEKIELLLVELKRQCTILMVSHYQDQIQRIADLSYRLANKRLERQ, encoded by the coding sequence ATGTGCCAATATCCTAAAATCGCGCTAGAAAACGTCTGCTTTTCATATGAAAAGAGAACCATCCTTAAGGGAATCTCTCTCCAGTTTCCCGAACAGGCAATTATTGCCGTCACCGGCCCATCGGGTACAGGAAAATCGACATTTCTCTCACTCTTTAATCGTCTCTGGGAAGAGGAGGGGCAGGGGAATTTGCAGGGAAAAATCACGATCCATTTCAAGGAAGGGCCAACCGATATCTATGGTAAAGAGATAGCCCTTGACCAGCTACGTAGACGGGTAGGAATGGTCTTCCAAAGCCCGAATCCACTCCCTATGAGCATCGGCCGCAACATTGCCTTCCCCCTTGGTCTTCAGGGAAAGATGAGCAGGGTTGAAAAAGCCAGCAGAGTGGAGAAAATACTGCAAGAGGTACATCTATGGGACGAGGTCAAGGATCGGCTGGACAGTGATGCGAGAACACTCTCTGGTGGCCAGCAACAGCGACTCTGCATTGCCAGGGCCCTGATTCTGCAACCGGAGATCCTGCTTCTGGATGAACCGACCTCATCCCTTGATGCCGCTGCCTGCGAAAAAATAGAGCTCCTCCTCGTCGAACTCAAGAGGCAGTGCACCATCCTCATGGTCTCCCACTATCAGGATCAAATCCAACGGATAGCAGATCTCAGCTACAGGTTGGCAAACAAAAGGCTAGAACGACAGTAG
- the pstA gene encoding phosphate ABC transporter permease PstA has product MRKLFEQASILFSWAAFALLLAALLTIIGYLFHQGGAFLNSRTLFGEVGAVDALLFHRQVFDGLFPALMGTFALVLLAVLLAIPIGIAAGIYMAEYARGKTKIFFSLLFDILAGLPSIVIGLAGFSITILLHKMFPGRIGPCLLLSAASLAFLILPYLIRTCQAALESVPQTLRQTAPALGASKIQNILQVLLPSKLPDILGGIILAIGRAAEDTAVIMLTGAVASAGMIRSLFEQFEALPFYIYYISSQYSNRDELHRGFGAALLLLALCALLFLGAWVIERMLSQYNKR; this is encoded by the coding sequence ATGAGAAAATTGTTCGAACAGGCCAGCATCCTCTTTTCATGGGCCGCATTCGCCCTACTCCTTGCCGCCCTGCTCACCATCATAGGCTATCTCTTCCACCAGGGTGGCGCATTCCTGAACAGCCGAACTCTCTTTGGCGAGGTAGGGGCAGTGGATGCACTCCTCTTCCACCGCCAGGTCTTTGACGGCCTGTTCCCCGCTCTAATGGGGACCTTTGCCCTTGTCCTCCTTGCCGTCTTATTGGCCATCCCCATTGGCATTGCCGCAGGCATCTATATGGCAGAATACGCCAGGGGAAAGACAAAGATATTTTTTTCACTCCTCTTTGATATTCTGGCAGGCCTACCTTCAATCGTTATCGGCCTGGCAGGTTTTTCCATAACTATCCTTCTGCACAAAATGTTCCCGGGGAGAATAGGCCCCTGCCTACTCCTCTCAGCTGCAAGCCTGGCCTTTTTGATCCTGCCCTATCTTATTCGTACCTGCCAAGCAGCCCTGGAATCCGTACCTCAAACCCTACGCCAGACAGCCCCGGCCCTCGGGGCCAGCAAGATACAAAACATTCTTCAAGTCCTCCTCCCCAGCAAGCTACCGGACATTCTGGGCGGAATCATCCTCGCCATTGGCCGGGCAGCAGAGGATACCGCCGTTATCATGCTCACCGGTGCCGTTGCCTCGGCGGGGATGATACGCTCCCTCTTTGAACAATTTGAAGCGCTCCCATTTTATATCTATTATATCTCCTCGCAGTACAGCAACAGAGACGAACTGCACCGGGGATTCGGGGCAGCACTCCTCCTCCTCGCCCTCTGCGCCCTTCTTTTTCTGGGAGCTTGGGTCATCGAACGAATGCTCTCACAGTACAACAAGAGATAA
- a CDS encoding cation:proton antiporter, whose translation MEDYLVTGIFFFMGLLATAVVSSVIFKRLSFPYTIGLVVVGGLLGFLAFRWQPLALLQNIDLSPGVILYLILPTLIFDAAINIDTHLLRRDFFIIFLLAVIGLLASAAMIGYSLAYFTPLSLGAALLFGALISATDPVAVMALFREVGAPPRLATLMDGESLLNDATAIVLFVIILGTMGFDIGPDFNMANHPLFSFVFVLAGGVLVGLVVGWIGVLLVLLDRSNFISELTISFVVAYISFLVADHLFDVSGVMSTLTAGITLKALGGKHLDVANLKMIKRFWNYFAFIANSMIFLLLGLTEEHVFYNMIHLHQHMFYLLFAIPAVLVARAIVVWSIVGIYNRFVAKENTVPGAYQAVLIWGGLRGAIPVALVLTIPAEMPFRPLLIDLTLGFVLFTLLVQGTTVKKMMKALGVTVREEVEEE comes from the coding sequence ATGGAAGACTATCTGGTAACGGGTATATTTTTTTTCATGGGGCTTCTCGCTACGGCAGTGGTTTCTTCGGTTATCTTTAAGCGCCTCTCCTTTCCCTATACCATAGGCCTGGTCGTTGTTGGTGGGCTCTTGGGTTTTCTTGCCTTTCGTTGGCAACCTCTGGCCCTTCTGCAAAACATTGATCTCTCGCCCGGGGTAATTCTCTACCTGATTTTGCCAACTCTTATCTTTGATGCGGCTATTAATATAGATACTCATCTGCTCAGGAGGGATTTTTTTATAATCTTTCTCCTGGCTGTTATAGGTCTCCTCGCCTCAGCCGCAATGATTGGTTACTCTCTTGCCTACTTTACCCCCTTAAGTCTTGGCGCTGCCCTGCTCTTTGGTGCTCTTATTTCGGCAACTGATCCGGTGGCGGTTATGGCCCTTTTTCGGGAGGTGGGTGCACCACCCAGGCTTGCCACCCTGATGGATGGGGAGAGTCTGTTAAATGATGCCACCGCCATAGTGCTTTTTGTTATTATTCTTGGCACCATGGGTTTTGATATAGGGCCGGACTTCAATATGGCCAATCATCCCCTCTTCAGCTTTGTCTTTGTCCTGGCGGGCGGTGTTCTGGTTGGTCTGGTTGTTGGCTGGATTGGTGTCCTTTTGGTTCTTTTAGATAGGTCGAATTTTATTTCGGAGCTGACAATTAGCTTTGTTGTTGCCTATATATCCTTTTTGGTAGCAGATCATCTCTTTGATGTTTCCGGCGTTATGTCGACCCTGACCGCCGGCATCACCCTAAAGGCCTTGGGGGGCAAACATCTTGATGTGGCTAATCTTAAAATGATTAAGCGATTTTGGAACTATTTCGCCTTTATTGCCAACAGCATGATATTTCTTCTCCTCGGTCTCACAGAAGAGCATGTCTTTTATAATATGATTCATCTCCATCAGCATATGTTCTACCTGCTCTTTGCCATCCCTGCAGTTCTCGTTGCCCGGGCCATAGTTGTCTGGAGCATAGTGGGTATCTATAATAGATTTGTTGCAAAGGAAAATACTGTGCCGGGCGCTTATCAGGCTGTCCTTATCTGGGGTGGGCTGCGCGGGGCAATTCCGGTGGCACTTGTTCTGACTATTCCAGCAGAGATGCCCTTTCGTCCCCTCCTGATTGATCTTACCTTGGGCTTTGTTCTCTTTACCCTGCTCGTTCAGGGAACGACGGTGAAGAAGATGATGAAGGCTTTGGGCGTGACCGTCAGGGAGGAGGTGGAAGAGGAGTAG
- a CDS encoding PstC family ABC transporter permease — protein sequence MIGRKSPLELCFQLAAMISGGLIIAVFLLMLYLAWPLLEGGEIIDLLRGEWQPTVGKYGIYPMLLGSMQISILAVCISLPLSLGSASVITVLAPRGLRPRLLGMVRLMAGVPTVVYGFVAIFLLVPFMREMITGGSGFSILTAALILALLIAPTMITLFISGLQNVPAPYSRAADALGARPIQRLLYVLLPQCLPAISAGIILGLGRAMGDTLISLMLAGNSIAVPESITEPGRSLTSHIALVIAADFSSMEFKTIFACALVLYLFTLLFVATLHLISSRVGKNLR from the coding sequence ATGATTGGACGAAAATCACCCCTTGAGCTCTGTTTCCAGCTGGCGGCGATGATCAGTGGCGGTCTGATCATCGCCGTTTTTCTGTTGATGCTCTACCTGGCCTGGCCCCTGCTAGAAGGGGGAGAGATCATCGATCTGCTCCGGGGAGAATGGCAACCGACTGTCGGCAAATATGGTATCTACCCCATGCTCCTGGGGAGCATGCAGATATCCATCCTTGCCGTCTGCATAAGCCTGCCCCTAAGCCTGGGCAGTGCCTCCGTCATCACCGTCCTTGCCCCCCGAGGCTTACGGCCAAGGCTTCTGGGGATGGTACGTCTTATGGCAGGTGTTCCCACCGTGGTCTATGGATTTGTCGCCATCTTCCTCCTCGTCCCCTTTATGCGAGAGATGATCACGGGAGGCTCCGGCTTTTCCATCCTCACCGCCGCCCTCATCCTGGCCCTGCTCATTGCCCCGACCATGATCACCCTCTTTATCAGCGGCCTGCAAAATGTCCCAGCCCCATACAGCCGAGCCGCCGACGCTCTAGGGGCAAGACCCATCCAGAGGCTACTCTATGTCCTCCTGCCCCAATGCCTACCGGCAATAAGCGCAGGAATTATCCTTGGTCTTGGACGAGCTATGGGAGATACCCTAATCAGCCTGATGCTTGCCGGTAACAGCATTGCCGTACCCGAATCAATCACAGAACCGGGACGATCTCTCACCAGCCATATTGCCCTGGTCATTGCCGCAGATTTTTCTTCCATGGAGTTCAAGACAATCTTTGCCTGCGCCCTGGTACTCTACCTCTTCACCCTCCTCTTTGTAGCCACCCTCCATCTTATCTCCAGCAGAGTAGGAAAAAACCTTCGATGA